The following coding sequences are from one Rathayibacter sp. VKM Ac-2760 window:
- a CDS encoding carbohydrate ABC transporter permease translates to MSTLVDSEPRTSAEQPPAAPVPHRRVQLGARGRASLIGGYLLLIGLALVYIYPFLISVASSFKTDADATSNPLSLLPSTWSFASYERLFTDVPLPLWTLNSVIVTLFVTVGRVFFDSLAGYALSRLRFRGRGLLFALFIGVMSVPAVVLLIPRFLILKQLGLYDSYAGMIVPLIVDAAGIFIMKQFFDSIPVSIEEAARIDGAGVFRTFRSIVVPMARPAIVTLFILSFQGSWNEFSHFVVSRQSPELNTLTTGVASLVSGQLGTGNQYPLQLAAAVLMSIPVAVLFFVFQRRIMNTTEGGEKG, encoded by the coding sequence ATGAGCACCCTGGTCGACTCCGAGCCGCGCACCTCCGCGGAGCAGCCGCCCGCGGCGCCCGTCCCGCACCGCCGCGTGCAGCTCGGCGCCCGGGGCCGCGCCTCGCTGATCGGCGGCTACCTGCTGCTGATCGGCCTCGCGCTCGTCTACATCTATCCGTTCCTGATCTCGGTCGCGTCTTCGTTCAAGACCGACGCCGACGCGACCTCGAACCCGCTGTCGCTCCTGCCGTCGACCTGGTCGTTCGCCTCCTACGAGCGGCTGTTCACCGACGTGCCGCTGCCGCTGTGGACGCTGAACTCGGTGATCGTGACGCTCTTCGTGACCGTCGGGCGGGTGTTCTTCGACTCGCTCGCGGGCTATGCCCTCTCGCGGCTGCGCTTCCGCGGGCGCGGGCTGCTCTTCGCGCTGTTCATCGGCGTGATGAGCGTGCCGGCGGTGGTGCTGCTGATCCCGCGGTTCCTTATCCTCAAGCAGCTCGGGCTCTACGACAGCTACGCGGGGATGATCGTGCCGCTGATCGTCGACGCGGCGGGCATCTTCATCATGAAGCAGTTCTTCGACTCGATCCCGGTGTCGATCGAAGAGGCCGCGCGGATCGACGGGGCCGGCGTGTTCCGCACGTTCCGCTCGATCGTGGTGCCGATGGCGCGGCCGGCGATCGTGACGCTGTTCATCCTGTCGTTCCAGGGCTCGTGGAACGAGTTCTCGCACTTCGTCGTCTCGCGGCAGTCGCCGGAGCTGAACACGCTGACGACGGGCGTCGCCTCGCTGGTCTCGGGGCAGTTGGGCACCGGCAACCAGTACCCGCTGCAGCTCGCGGCGGCGGTGCTGATGTCGATCCCGGTCGCCGTGCTGTTCTTCGTCTTCCAGCGCCGGATCATGAACACGACGGAGGGCGGCGAGAAGGGCTGA
- a CDS encoding alpha/beta hydrolase, with the protein MAEITAHHGLFKDTDLHVDDTGGSGRPVVLIHGWPLSGESWSEQVPAFAAAGFRVITYDRRGFGRSDKPLTGYTYDTLTEDLHTLLTELDLQDVTLVGFSMGGGEVARYFSKYGAERLHSVVFASAVPPYLMKTDDNPDGPLEKSAAAEMTAGLTKDEDSFYEQFTTEFFSVNGELKVTEAQRQDALALAKQSSKHAALACMAAFAGTDFREDLPKVTVPTLVIHGDGDGTVPFEGSGARTHAAIAGSELYVVAGAPHGVNVSHAEEWNRVVLEFLKK; encoded by the coding sequence ATGGCAGAGATCACCGCCCACCACGGCCTCTTCAAAGACACGGACCTCCACGTCGACGACACCGGCGGCTCGGGTCGCCCCGTCGTCCTGATCCACGGCTGGCCCCTCTCGGGCGAGTCCTGGAGCGAGCAGGTCCCCGCGTTCGCGGCGGCCGGCTTCCGCGTCATCACCTACGACCGCCGCGGCTTCGGCCGCAGCGACAAGCCGCTCACCGGCTACACCTACGACACCCTCACCGAGGACCTGCACACGCTGCTCACCGAGCTCGACCTGCAGGACGTCACCCTCGTCGGCTTCTCGATGGGCGGTGGCGAGGTGGCCCGCTACTTCTCGAAGTACGGCGCCGAGCGCCTGCACAGCGTCGTCTTCGCCTCGGCGGTGCCGCCGTACCTGATGAAGACCGACGACAACCCGGACGGACCCCTGGAGAAGTCCGCGGCCGCCGAGATGACCGCCGGCCTGACCAAGGACGAGGACTCGTTCTACGAGCAGTTCACCACCGAGTTCTTCTCGGTGAACGGCGAGCTCAAGGTCACCGAGGCGCAGCGCCAGGACGCGCTCGCGCTCGCGAAGCAGTCGTCCAAGCACGCCGCGCTGGCCTGCATGGCGGCGTTCGCCGGCACCGACTTCCGGGAGGACCTGCCGAAGGTCACCGTCCCGACGCTGGTCATCCACGGCGACGGCGACGGCACCGTGCCGTTCGAGGGCTCCGGCGCGCGCACGCACGCCGCCATCGCCGGCTCCGAGCTGTACGTCGTCGCGGGCGCCCCGCACGGCGTCAACGTGAGCCACGCGGAGGAGTGGAACCGGGTCGTCCTCGAGTTCCTGAAGAAGTAG
- a CDS encoding oligoribonuclease, which yields MSNDIRELSEGESYLAFFQGGPFDGQTETRVSTDGGYEKEVDVYAAVDGQETHLVYTSVSAKEVGESVHVTYSLDAPDSDPIEDPEDRGGGFQ from the coding sequence ATGAGCAACGACATCCGCGAACTCTCCGAGGGCGAGAGCTATCTCGCCTTCTTCCAGGGCGGGCCGTTCGACGGCCAGACCGAGACCCGTGTCAGCACCGACGGCGGCTACGAGAAGGAGGTCGACGTCTACGCGGCCGTCGACGGCCAGGAGACGCACCTCGTGTACACGTCCGTCTCGGCCAAAGAGGTCGGCGAGTCCGTCCACGTGACCTACTCGCTCGACGCCCCCGACTCCGACCCGATCGAGGACCCGGAGGACCGCGGCGGCGGATTCCAGTGA
- a CDS encoding NAD(P)/FAD-dependent oxidoreductase, translating to MTIGRRLFLSGAATGAGLLALAACTPPRPAPTRSVTEAPVPTPSTTAVPTPAAFVRSDWSADPYALGAASYLAVGATPEHREDLAGNVLDRLFFAGEATDSDEPGTLQGAWNSGVRAAAEIAAVAEEGERIAIIGAGLAGAVAARRLLDAGYDVALVEARDRVGGRIATATPDGWPIAVDSGAWALVGAGPALRESVLDAGITTSTVDLATVRSLGPDGDVLDVGDSAVNALARALDWAAEQPTDLPLAEALAGSGAPDPAAVEPGSGDGDAARLAAFLAGGPALRTGAAPAELSAWYGLGDASAASTAEDLADASDEAAAVVTDGLAPLVETLLTDVEVSLRAAVSAVGYSDTGASVRLATGESFTADRVLITVPIGVLQSDAIVFDPPLPFAHRTAISALGSGLAETLWLRFDEPFWDTDPSIPARWSLVGSSEGITEWLNLEPVTGEAVLVGLVGADQVLSLQSLSDDELLVVAQSALTPFAVATG from the coding sequence ATGACGATCGGACGCCGCCTCTTCCTGTCGGGAGCCGCCACGGGCGCCGGTCTCCTGGCTCTCGCGGCCTGCACTCCGCCGCGACCGGCTCCCACCCGCTCGGTCACCGAGGCGCCCGTTCCGACGCCGAGCACCACCGCCGTGCCCACGCCGGCCGCGTTCGTCCGCTCGGACTGGAGCGCCGACCCGTACGCGCTCGGCGCCGCCTCCTACCTCGCCGTCGGGGCGACTCCGGAGCACCGCGAGGACCTGGCCGGGAACGTGCTCGACCGCCTGTTCTTCGCCGGCGAGGCCACCGATTCCGATGAGCCGGGCACCCTGCAGGGCGCCTGGAACTCCGGGGTCCGCGCGGCCGCCGAGATCGCCGCCGTCGCCGAGGAGGGCGAGCGCATCGCGATCATCGGCGCGGGTCTCGCCGGGGCCGTCGCCGCCCGCCGACTGCTCGACGCCGGCTACGACGTGGCGCTCGTCGAGGCGCGCGACCGCGTGGGCGGGCGGATCGCCACCGCCACTCCCGACGGCTGGCCGATCGCGGTCGACAGCGGCGCCTGGGCGCTCGTCGGCGCCGGTCCCGCACTGCGCGAGAGCGTGCTCGACGCCGGGATCACCACCTCCACCGTCGACCTCGCGACGGTGCGCTCGCTGGGCCCCGACGGCGACGTGCTCGACGTCGGCGACTCGGCCGTGAACGCCCTCGCCCGAGCCCTCGACTGGGCGGCCGAGCAGCCGACCGACCTCCCGCTCGCCGAGGCGCTCGCCGGCTCCGGCGCCCCGGACCCCGCGGCCGTCGAGCCCGGGAGCGGCGACGGCGACGCCGCCCGGCTCGCCGCCTTCCTCGCGGGCGGCCCGGCCCTGCGCACCGGAGCGGCGCCGGCCGAGCTCTCGGCCTGGTACGGGCTCGGCGACGCCTCGGCCGCCTCGACCGCGGAGGACCTCGCCGACGCCTCCGACGAGGCCGCGGCGGTCGTCACCGACGGCCTCGCGCCCCTCGTCGAGACCCTGCTGACCGACGTCGAGGTCTCACTCCGCGCGGCCGTCAGCGCCGTCGGCTACAGCGACACCGGCGCCAGCGTGCGGCTCGCCACGGGGGAGTCGTTCACGGCCGACCGCGTCCTGATCACCGTGCCGATCGGCGTGCTGCAGAGCGACGCGATCGTGTTCGATCCGCCGCTGCCGTTCGCGCACCGCACCGCGATCTCGGCGCTCGGCTCCGGTCTCGCCGAGACGCTGTGGCTGCGCTTCGACGAGCCGTTCTGGGACACCGACCCGTCGATCCCCGCGCGCTGGTCGCTCGTCGGGTCGAGCGAGGGCATCACGGAGTGGCTGAACCTCGAGCCGGTCACGGGCGAGGCGGTGCTGGTCGGACTCGTCGGCGCCGATCAGGTGCTGTCGCTGCAGTCGCTGAGCGACGACGAGCTGCTCGTCGTCGCGCAGTCGGCGCTCACGCCGTTCGCCGTCGCGACCGGCTGA
- a CDS encoding Pr6Pr family membrane protein, with product MRKAFAILRLALAGLGIVGLVGDFFYTLGFRLFQIDNFFAYFTTQSNMAGVVVLGLSGIVALAREQEPRWLSTLRALVLTYMVVSGIVFGLIAAESSNRGVRVDVPWSSALLHFVLPTLALLDWILGPGRRPVAWRGALTVLGFPIVWGVITLVRGALIGWYPYFFLDPAQVDGPVMFVVYDAIVLGLISGIAAFVLALSRVRPLGAARAKEWRGPFSRLREALSRSRRRTA from the coding sequence GTGCGGAAGGCGTTCGCGATCCTCCGGCTCGCGCTCGCGGGTCTGGGGATCGTCGGCCTCGTCGGCGACTTCTTCTACACCCTCGGCTTCCGGTTGTTCCAGATCGACAACTTCTTCGCCTACTTCACCACGCAGTCCAATATGGCCGGCGTCGTCGTCCTCGGCCTGTCCGGCATCGTCGCGCTGGCCCGCGAGCAGGAGCCGCGCTGGCTCAGCACCCTCCGCGCCCTGGTCCTCACCTACATGGTGGTCTCCGGCATCGTCTTCGGCCTGATCGCCGCCGAGTCGAGCAACCGGGGCGTGCGCGTCGACGTGCCGTGGTCGAGCGCGCTGCTGCACTTCGTCCTCCCGACGCTCGCCCTGCTCGACTGGATCCTCGGGCCCGGCCGCCGGCCCGTCGCCTGGCGCGGCGCGCTCACCGTGCTCGGCTTCCCGATCGTCTGGGGCGTGATCACGCTCGTCCGCGGTGCGCTGATCGGCTGGTACCCCTACTTCTTCCTCGACCCGGCGCAGGTGGACGGCCCGGTCATGTTCGTCGTCTACGACGCGATCGTGCTCGGCCTGATCTCGGGCATCGCGGCCTTCGTGCTCGCGCTCAGCCGCGTGCGGCCGCTCGGTGCGGCCCGGGCGAAGGAGTGGCGCGGGCCGTTCTCGCGGCTGCGCGAGGCGCTCAGCCGGTCGCGACGGCGAACGGCGTGA